From the Candidatus Binatia bacterium genome, one window contains:
- the panB gene encoding 3-methyl-2-oxobutanoate hydroxymethyltransferase: MERKITVPELVRRKGSSDPIVALTAYDFPFARIADQAGVDLLLVGDSLGMVVQGMDTTLPVTMDEMVYHCRMVARGRQRALLVGDLPFLSYQVSTAEAVANAGRLLKDGGAEAVKLEGGIAMAETIRAISGVDIPVMGHIGLTPQSVHRMGGHKVQGRKRGDRPGERDRVIEDALAVEEAGAFAVVLEGIPMDLAAEITGRLSIPTVGIGAGPHCDGQILVLHDVLGLCDRTSPRFAKRYAALWDTARDAIGAYAAEVRTRRFPTEAHAFRSLASVPRGDRILADA; the protein is encoded by the coding sequence ATGGAGCGCAAAATCACGGTCCCGGAACTCGTGAGGCGCAAAGGCAGCAGCGACCCCATCGTGGCGCTGACCGCCTACGACTTCCCCTTCGCGCGCATTGCCGACCAGGCGGGCGTCGACCTCCTGCTGGTGGGCGACTCGCTCGGCATGGTCGTCCAGGGCATGGACACCACCCTGCCGGTGACGATGGACGAGATGGTCTACCACTGCCGCATGGTGGCGCGCGGCCGTCAGCGCGCCTTGCTGGTCGGCGACCTGCCGTTCCTGTCCTATCAGGTGTCGACTGCCGAGGCGGTGGCCAATGCCGGGCGCCTGCTCAAAGACGGCGGTGCCGAGGCGGTGAAGCTCGAGGGCGGGATCGCCATGGCCGAAACGATCCGCGCCATCAGCGGCGTCGACATCCCGGTCATGGGTCACATCGGCCTGACTCCGCAGTCCGTGCACCGCATGGGCGGGCACAAGGTTCAGGGCCGCAAGCGCGGCGACCGACCCGGCGAACGCGACCGGGTGATCGAGGATGCGCTCGCCGTCGAAGAAGCGGGCGCCTTTGCCGTCGTGCTCGAAGGGATCCCCATGGACCTCGCCGCCGAGATCACCGGCCGCCTCTCGATCCCCACCGTCGGCATCGGCGCCGGCCCCCACTGCGACGGCCAGATCCTCGTGCTCCACGACGTCCTCGGGCTCTGTGACCGGACCTCGCCGCGCTTCGCGAAACGCTACGCCGCGCTGTGGGACACCGCCCGCGACGCCATCGGAGCCTATGCCGCCGAGGTGCGTACGCGGCGCTTCCCAACCGAGGCGCACGCCTTCCGTTCCCTTGCGAGCGTTCCCCGGGGGGATCGGATCCTGGCGGACGCGTAG
- the panC gene encoding pantoate--beta-alanine ligase, protein MDVLNAVTAMQQWSEARRAAGRRIGFVPTMGYLHEGHLSLIHEARRRSDCVVASIFVNPLQFGAHEDLTRYPSGIPRDTELLAGAGTDVLFLPAVEAMYPPGAQTTVVVDRLTRGLCGASRPTHFRGVTTVVAKLFNIVKPHVAVFGRKDYQQYAVIKRMVADLDFDIEIVGAPLVREADGLAMSSRNAYLSTAERKAALCLSRALRHAAALVDAGETDAGKVLDGVRERIGSEPLAHLDYAELVDADTLEAVAAVSGRTLLAVAAFVGKTRLIDNLVLNEPADNRR, encoded by the coding sequence ATGGACGTCCTCAACGCCGTAACCGCCATGCAGCAGTGGTCCGAGGCCCGGCGCGCCGCCGGTCGCCGCATCGGCTTCGTGCCGACCATGGGCTATCTGCACGAAGGGCATCTGAGTTTGATCCACGAAGCGCGGCGGCGCAGCGATTGCGTGGTCGCATCCATCTTCGTCAATCCGCTGCAGTTCGGCGCCCACGAGGATCTGACCAGATACCCGTCGGGCATTCCGCGAGACACCGAATTGCTCGCCGGCGCAGGCACGGATGTCCTCTTCCTGCCGGCGGTCGAGGCCATGTACCCGCCCGGCGCGCAGACGACCGTAGTTGTGGATCGACTGACCCGCGGCCTGTGCGGCGCCAGTCGCCCGACGCACTTCCGCGGCGTGACGACGGTGGTGGCCAAGCTGTTCAACATCGTAAAACCGCACGTCGCCGTCTTCGGCCGCAAGGACTACCAGCAATACGCGGTCATCAAGCGCATGGTCGCCGACCTCGACTTCGACATCGAGATCGTCGGCGCTCCGCTGGTGCGCGAAGCGGACGGACTCGCGATGAGTTCGCGCAACGCCTACTTATCGACCGCCGAGCGCAAGGCGGCCCTCTGCCTCTCGCGCGCACTGCGGCACGCGGCGGCGCTGGTCGACGCCGGCGAAACCGATGCGGGCAAGGTGCTCGACGGTGTGCGCGAGCGTATCGGCAGCGAACCGCTCGCCCATCTCGACTACGCCGAGCTGGTCGATGCCGACACCCTGGAAGCGGTGGCGGCGGTAAGCGGCCGCACCCTGCTCGCCGTGGCCGCGTTCGTGGGCAAGACCCGCCTCATCGACAACCTCGTCCTGAACGAACCCGCGGACAACCGGCGATGA
- a CDS encoding type II toxin-antitoxin system prevent-host-death family antitoxin: MRTVNIHEAKTQLSRLVDRAAKGEPFVIARAGKPLVKVMPLDAPEAGEKKRLGFMAGQISVPDDFDRMGAAEIERVFTGS; the protein is encoded by the coding sequence ATGCGCACGGTCAATATTCACGAAGCCAAGACCCAGCTCTCGCGGCTGGTCGATCGGGCGGCGAAGGGCGAGCCCTTCGTCATCGCCAGGGCCGGCAAACCGCTGGTGAAGGTCATGCCGCTGGATGCGCCGGAAGCGGGCGAGAAGAAACGCCTCGGCTTCATGGCCGGGCAGATCAGCGTGCCCGACGATTTCGACCGTATGGGCGCGGCGGAAATCGAACGGGTCTTCACCGGCTCATGA
- a CDS encoding aspartate 1-decarboxylase, which produces MRTMLRGKIHRATVTGADLHYEGSVTIDVDLLERADILPHEQVDIWNVTNGERFTTYALAGRRGSGVVCINGAAAHRASRGDLVIIAAWAAVRDDEARAWTPRCVFVDARNRPVTERGERAGQAEVADAWG; this is translated from the coding sequence ATGCGCACCATGCTGCGAGGCAAGATCCACCGCGCCACGGTAACCGGCGCCGACTTGCACTACGAGGGCAGCGTTACAATCGACGTCGATCTGCTCGAGCGAGCCGACATCCTGCCCCACGAGCAGGTGGATATCTGGAACGTCACCAACGGCGAGCGCTTCACGACGTACGCCCTCGCCGGGCGGCGCGGTTCGGGCGTGGTGTGCATCAACGGCGCCGCGGCTCACCGAGCCAGCCGCGGCGACCTGGTCATTATCGCCGCGTGGGCCGCAGTTCGGGATGACGAAGCCCGGGCCTGGACACCGCGTTGCGTCTTCGTCGACGCGCGCAATCGCCCGGTAACGGAACGCGGCGAGCGCGCCGGGCAGGCCGAGGTGGCGGACGCGTGGGGGTGA
- a CDS encoding deoxynucleoside kinase, which produces MDRASNSARYIVVEGPIGVGKTTLARLLADAFDARLVLEQVDDNPFLRRFYEDPGGYAFQTQLYFLLSRYRQQQQLAQQDLFNQSTVADYLFAKDQIFAQANLDAEELALYRQLFHLLDARLPKPDLVVYLQASGDVLYERLRRRDRDYERRISPEYLERIAETYRDFFFAYDETPLLVVNSSAVDFVAHSDELADLIREIRSMGRGVQHYIPLGSR; this is translated from the coding sequence ATGGACCGCGCCAGCAACAGCGCCCGCTACATCGTCGTCGAGGGACCGATAGGCGTCGGCAAGACGACCCTGGCCCGTCTGCTCGCCGACGCGTTCGACGCCCGATTGGTGCTCGAACAGGTCGACGACAATCCGTTCCTGCGCCGGTTCTACGAGGACCCGGGCGGTTACGCCTTTCAGACCCAGCTCTACTTTCTACTCAGCCGCTACCGGCAGCAGCAGCAGCTTGCCCAGCAGGACCTGTTCAACCAGAGCACCGTCGCCGACTATTTGTTTGCCAAGGACCAGATCTTCGCCCAGGCGAACCTCGATGCCGAAGAACTCGCTCTCTATCGCCAGCTCTTCCATCTACTCGACGCCCGCTTGCCAAAACCGGATCTCGTAGTGTACTTACAGGCTTCCGGCGACGTGCTCTACGAACGGCTGCGCCGGCGCGATCGGGATTACGAGAGACGCATATCGCCCGAATACTTGGAAAGAATAGCGGAGACGTATCGGGACTTTTTCTTTGCGTACGATGAAACACCCCTGCTGGTGGTCAACAGTTCCGCGGTGGACTTCGTCGCTCACTCGGACGAGTTGGCCGACCTGATCCGCGAGATCAGGAGCATGGGGCGCGGTGTGCAACATTATATTCCGCTTGGATCCAGATAA
- a CDS encoding enoyl-CoA hydratase/isomerase family protein yields MPDLLYDKADHVATITLNRPERLNAISFEMLDLLTQRLGEADADTDVRVIVLTGAGRGFCSGLDLKDAAAGKGIGGTGVLSPGGGAQHFNTRNLPTTVLNELDTPIIAAINGPAAGYGLDLALGCDMRVMSEATKLIPGFARRAVIPESGGTWYLPRLVGWAKACEIGFLGDDLPALRALELGLVNKVVPADRLLDEVRDWATKIANNAPLAIQAMKRLYRHGLSQDFESHSHHVLMQLMLLFRSQDFMEGIQSFMEKRAPRFAGR; encoded by the coding sequence ATGCCAGACCTGCTCTACGACAAGGCCGACCACGTCGCGACCATAACCCTGAACCGCCCGGAGCGGCTGAACGCCATCAGTTTCGAGATGCTCGATCTGTTGACGCAGCGCCTCGGCGAAGCCGACGCCGATACCGACGTTCGGGTCATCGTTCTCACGGGGGCCGGGCGTGGTTTCTGCAGCGGTCTGGACCTGAAGGATGCCGCGGCTGGGAAGGGCATCGGCGGCACTGGCGTGCTCTCTCCCGGAGGTGGGGCGCAGCACTTCAACACGCGCAACCTGCCGACCACGGTGCTCAACGAACTCGACACGCCCATCATCGCCGCCATCAACGGTCCGGCGGCCGGTTACGGTCTCGACCTCGCCCTCGGGTGCGACATGCGCGTGATGAGCGAGGCGACGAAGCTGATTCCGGGCTTTGCCCGCCGCGCGGTCATTCCGGAAAGCGGCGGGACCTGGTACCTGCCGCGGCTCGTCGGCTGGGCGAAGGCCTGCGAGATAGGTTTCCTGGGCGACGACCTGCCGGCACTGCGCGCTCTTGAGCTCGGGCTGGTCAACAAGGTCGTGCCCGCCGATCGGCTGTTGGACGAAGTGCGTGACTGGGCGACCAAAATCGCCAACAACGCCCCGCTGGCCATCCAGGCGATGAAACGCCTCTACCGCCACGGGCTCTCGCAGGACTTCGAGTCGCACTCGCACCACGTGCTCATGCAACTCATGCTGCTCTTCCGCTCGCAGGACTTTATGGAAGGCATTCAGTCGTTCATGGAAAAACGGGCGCCGCGCTTCGCGGGCAGGTGA